DNA sequence from the Lodderomyces elongisporus chromosome 5, complete sequence genome:
AACTTTCAAATCCCTATTGATTTTGACCTCTACATTTGGATGTAATACTTTAATAGCCACTGTTTCATTAGAGTTTAAATGTTCGGTCACAACCAATTGATCGAAaaatttctcttctttattaCGGCCCTTTTTATTGGCTCGTTGTTGATCTTTAGCATTTAAATCACTTTCAAGGCGCTTTTCCTCATCCTTGGCTTGTTGCAACACTTTTTTGGAAAGTTTTGCAATATACACCTGTGCAATTGCTCCTACTCCCACGGGGTTTTCATTAAACTCGTCAAATATCTCTTCAAATGGTAAATTTCCAAAGCTTTTGaccaatatttttttagtttgtgCTAAACTGTGAGCCTTAGCATTGCTGTGCAAAGTAGCCAATTCGTCACACATCTCTTGTGGGAAGATATCAGTTCTACTGGCTGCCCATTGTCCCAATTTGATAAACGATGCTCCGGCACTCTCCAACGTCCAGCGCAAGTATCGATACCACAAGGAAGCACCAGTACGAACCATGTTCCCACCTTcatttttgtgtttgtgccCAAACCAGCACATGGGGCTGGCAATTAATACGGGAAGAAAAATGCACGATAATTCGATAAACCGTCCGAAAGTTAATAGAGGGTCTACTATGTAATCGTCAATGGCAAATAATATTTGATACGCAATGCGAACAAGAAATACTGGATGATgcgttttctttcttctgtGCTCTTCGTACTGTTGACGCTCTTCGTTTTGAGATGCCTGGTAAAGACCTTGTTCATAAGTGTCTGCATCTTTCACTGGGTTCAACTCGTGTATCGATGTGTCCAATGCATGCACATCGTTGTATAAATTCTGGGATTGACAATTGTAAGCAAATGCAAGTAGACCGAGTCCCGTACCTGCACCTGCACCCGCACCCATGAGGAATCGTGTGCTatttttgatgtttttgctgctgctcGTGCTGCTCGAGCCATTATGTCGTACCGTTGAGTGAGCATTTCTGTAAACTTGGCGTGAAGTTGACTTTGCTAATGTACTGCAGTAGACTTGTCTCACAGACTTCAACAGGCGTATAATCATGTCAATTGGTGTCCTTTCTTCTAGTAGGTATTGACCTAATTACTTCTTTTGAGCagtttatattttattgttttgacCGACAACTAAGTAATGATTGCTATCCTACTCTTTCTCACTTTCACACTCACTGTAGATCTCACCCACACAAGAACTATTCGGCAATGGTGAAATTCAATATATCATTacacaaaaataaaagaaaaacaaatagcCGATAAAGAGagataaaaaacaaagatagAGGGAGGTAGAGAAATAGAGGGAGGTAGAGAAATAGAGGGAGATAGagaaatagagagagatagagaAATAGAGGGAGGTAGAGggaaataaagagaaagtgGTTGGAAGGGGATTTACTTGAGAGTATATGCTTCTTCCTTTATCAATAGATGAGTTCATAAAGCATTCATGGCTTCCATTAAGTATATGATATGTGTTCTATAAAATTCTATATACTTTAAACCAAATAAATAAGAacattatatatatatatatatatatgttaataaattaaaaaaaagattagataaaaaaaacagtaaAAATAACAGTCTTAGCTTTTACCCTCTGGGGGTTCCGTTTGTTCTCGCAAGTAATTTCTTAATATTGAAGCCCAAAGGCCAATCGTTGCTGCACCCTTGGGGTTTGATTTGACACCTCTACGGCTCACAATTCCATCGTGCGCATTCCAAACGTCAAGAAAAACGGGAATCTTGATCCAATTCAACAGATTTAAGGATCGCTCTATAAATGCCCTATCTTCATCCAACTCTAGTTTAGCCTCATCTTTGAATAGAATAAATCTGTCATATTCTTGTAGAGTAGACAAATGTTCATTCATCTTTTCGTCATGTAGTTGGTAGTCCAAGTTGATCAATTTAGGATTGAGTTTTGTACCATTCACATTTCCAACATTTCCAACATTTCTGATAAATTCACCGTTTTCATTAGTTCTATTGGAGATGTCACTTGAAAAAGTCTTTTCATCTACGTCTCCAGCTTTAGCTTCGATTTCATATTCTTCATCCTTTTCatcctcatcttcttcatcgcTAATATCAGCACCAGCACTCCTTTTCCCACTTCCAAATTTCTCCTCCGCATACATAATTCCCTCCATAGTATTTTCAGCTAGTTGTGACGTATCTCCCTTGAAACTTTCATGCTTGACAAgtctgtttcttctttccctACGTTCTTGTCCGGCTTTAGCATCATCCAGATCAATCGCGTCTCCGCCGTATAAATAGTCAGAAGCCCTCTCCCAGTGACTCTTGATATCAGGAATACTATGCACCTTCACCTTGATATAACTGTAGATTGACACTATGGAACTTGTGATGAGAACAAAGGGAATCCAAAATGGAACAACAAAGCAACATATCAACACGAGAAAGCAAAATTTCACAATTTTGTACCTCCTGAAAACAGGTGTTTCCTCTTGTAAGTTACCAATGAAGCTTTTGGCGTCATTTGGTTCAATTTTGCGAGAACGAGTAAGATCAACGAATTTGGGCCTGACTGATTTGGTTGCAATTTCCGAGTGGGGCAAGTTTTTAAGGTATTTAACTTTGATCTTATCCAACTCGTCAAATGGCGAGTACGACGTTATATAAGAGGTAAAAAAAGCCACTGTTCTATCGTTCTTGATATTAGCCATCAATATGtgttttttgaatttgcgCAATCCTTGCATATACTTTTGTTGTGGATCAGCCATGGCAACAAGAATCTTCTCATGATCAGCAATAAACAATTGTCCACCAGATTTGCCAAACATATATGGTCCCAAATTGTTTGCAATCGtgtcaaaaaaattgtttctgAAAAAATGAATCCCCAAATGCGGTGTAGCAAAAGTGCAAAAGAACACTGGCTCGACTAGTTCAAAAAAGCCGATTTCATTCAAGAGCCCAATTATATAACGTGAAAAAAGACCACCTAACGAATAGCCAATGAAACTGATTCTTTTTACAATcaatttattcttttgcttAAGAGATTCAATCTCATAGAACATCTCTTGAataatcttttttgcattCAAGTCTAATCCATCATaagttttccaaaacccGAAACACGATGGCTTCAATGTGATTATTTGATCCTTTGTAACTTCATCATTGATCGACTCTTTGATGAAGTCCTCGATAGTAGACATGTGTTTGGGAGTACCCCAAAGTCCGTGTATTAGGACAAACAAATGGGTAGATTTCTCGTGACTATTGGCGTCATCAATAGCGCTGTGattgttatttttgtttttgtatttgtattcgTATtcgttattattgttgctgttgctgctgttaaACGAAGACATTGCTCGTAGGTGTGTAAAGTCACAAGCAGCTTATACAACTGAGAGGCTCACGAGAATCAAGCAAATAACTTAAATCCTTGTTATATTGTAGTTGTAGAATGTATGTGGATAATATAGTTACTACATGTTTTATCAAAATTATGCAAGAAGTAGCAACTGAAGATTCACGTGATAAATTATTGGTTGTTCTATTTTTAAATtacaagaggaaaaaaacaatacctTACTTGTGATAGCATTAATTATGTATAAGTAAGTTAATAGCCAACTAAACAAAGGGTAGTTAACATATCTGTTAATTgacgaaaacaaaaagagacaaCAAATAGAGGCAACAAATAGAGGCTGAGTAGATTACGAGGATCTTGAGAGATAACGAAATAGATAAGGTTAACTCTGCCCGTGGTAGGCTTGTTCCAGTTTCAGTTCCAGTGTTCTCTAGTTGTACCACTtatttttgatctttttttttttttttttattttttttcgttttcgcAAAGCAGAACGAAAAGTGAAATGCAAAAGAAAgtgaaagataaaaaaaaaacattgagAGCAGATCCAAATCGAGAACTAGACGTTTATTCATTCACTCTCTATACAGAGAACATCTTTGCCAAATActtattattctttatatACCCAGCCACCTACCTATTTACTTATCTACCTACCTACCAATCACCCAATCTATCTGTTAAACTACAAGAATGGCATTTTGGAATAAATCAACAACCTCAGAGGGTACGGACTCACTTGCACCATCTTCTGCCACAGACTCTGCAGTTTCAGCACAAgcacaaaaaataaagagtgATATACAAGCACTGATCAGCCAAGAACTCGCCGCAGCCAATGCACAAGAGTTGGTAAGAACAATCTCAGAGAATTGTTTTGAGAAATGCATTACGCAACCAAAGGGATTCCTtgatgcagaagaaaatgCATGTATTGATCAATGTAGAGAGAAATATATGAGGTCTTGGAATGTAGTGTCTCGCGCATACATCAATAGGAttcaagaacaacaactgtTTGCCAGATAAGTCGACACAAGGGaagacaaacaaaagaaagaattagAGAAGTGCTACTGGAACCAATTGTACATATTATATAGATATGTAGTGTTTGTGCAAGTCcataaagaaacaaaaaatacaataacaacaacacacatacatacatccATCCATACactcatcatcaacaaaacatcattatcatcgtCCTAAAGTCAAGTTGTAGAGTGAAagatatatgtatatatatatacatatatgatACTTAATCTCCTTTGCACATGTGGTAGCTCTGATTTAtgttttctcctttttttatttttatttttatttttctctttaaaatcttaattttttttaaagtgGCGAACATACctccaactttttttttggcctCCCATTCTCGCAGTCCAGAGCTTTGTATTCAAAGAGTAAGtgaaagcaaaagagaaactgGGTGAGTGAGCTTGTACGCGAGAGaaagtaagaaagaaagaaagaaagaatttaATAGACTTTTGCCCATAATCCAATAATTTAAAAATACATTCTTATTAGTTCTTGTCATATACTTTTATCAATTCTATTAAAGTACCAGAGATGTCGGGTCAAACTACAGTGGCATCAGAATATTCCGCAGAAGTGCACTCTGTGCCAATTGAGCATAGATTCAACCCATACTCGGATAATGGTGGAACAGTGCTAGGCATTGCCGGTGAGGATTTTGCCGTTTTGGCAGGAGACACTAGACAAGTTGAAGGTTATTCTATACAATCGCGATATGAGCCAAGGGTGCACAATGTGGGAGACAACATCTTGATGACTGCGAATGGATTTGCTGCAGATGGAGTTGCATTAATTGATCGTTTCAAGCAGTCATTTAAATGGTACAAATTTGATAATGAAAACAGGAAACTAGAGATCAGTTCTGCTGCAAGATACATCCAACATTTGTtatatgggaaacggtttTTCCCATTTTATGTGAGTACATTGATTGCTGGGTTggatgaagaaggaaaaggtgCAGTATACTCTTACGATCCGGTGGGAAGTTATGAGAGAGAGCAGTGTAGAGCTGGAGGTGCCGCTGCTAGTTTAATTATGCCATTTTTGGATAACCAAGTAAACTTTAAGAACCAGTATGTGCCTGGAACAGATggaaaggagaagaaaccATTAAAGTACTTGAGCTTAGAAGAGGTGATACAATTGGTGAGGGATGCATTCACATCAGCTGGAGAGAGACACATTTATGTCGGTGACGGATTGGAAATCATGATTGTCACCAAGGATGGTGTAAGGACAGAATACTTTCCTTTAAAGAGAGATTGAAGGGAGTCATACTTAgatacctctgttgctcaAACTTTTAGCGCCAgctttatatatatggttgtatatatatatatatatatatatatgttatACAATGAGTTTATAAAAcataaatgttttttttttcttttttgcattgTTTGCTTGCAATGAATTGAATCTAGTCTCATCGTGGCGAGTCTATACCTCAagcttatatatatacgtataCGTATACGTATACacgtatacatacatatacatatatatatatagtttAGCCGTCTTCTATTCTTTAACACTGTTTATACTGGCAACTCAAATTTCTTTCCCTTCATTACTTTATTGTAGTAAATGTAAAAGAAATCTGAGTAGATTGCAGTTTGCAAAAGGCCAGCCAACACGGAGACATAGTCCAAGTGTCCTTCAGCAAAATACCTGTAAATCCAGTTTGGAATGTACAATGCTCTATAAAGCCCCAAGGCAAAGATATAATGCGTCGTGATGTTTTCCGCCTCTCCTGTCCTCTGTAAGATAAACAATTGTGGTAAAATTGCCACAGCCTCGAGCCATATACTGAAACTCCACACGATCTCACCCGGTGTATACTTGTGGGTAAAGATCAAACTTGCCAAAACAGATCCACCTAGTAAATACTTGACGGGGAATGTATCGACATGATTCGTGATAGACTTGTGATATTTGTACACCATCACGTAAACAGTGTATATCGAACTTGCAATGAATACAATTTTGAGTAAAGTGTTATAGAGTGAGTAAAATTTGGTGAACAAGTTCAAGTATCGTGTTACAAACACAACCACGTAAAGTGCTTGTGTTTTTAATGATAATCCATTGATGGATCTATTTTGCTCAATGGCATATAATAGAATGAAGACACTAGCCAAATGTGATAAATCACCGAGAAATCTGAAAATGTTCATTGCGAAAATCCTATAGGTCTAGTTTTAGATACGTTTTGCTCaatatgtgtgtatgtgcGGAATGAGCAATTGTTTAGTTTAATAGAGTGAGGTGTGTAAGGATGTAAATTGATAATTATTGAGTAGATGGTGAATAATTACTGAGTTATTTAATACCAGGAACTGTTGTGGATAGAttgcaattttgtttttttgttttttcttctttctttctttctttctttttagttgtttttgcttcaCTTGATGTGTGGACgctttcttcattttttgtctttaacAATTTCTTAgtttttcttattctcaTACTTTCAACACGTCAAACATAACGATTTGCGTGGAAGACTAGACTTCCCAATCGAGTAATGAACACCAAGGAAccgaaaaaagagaaaaaaattagaaacaCAAAAGAGTGAAAGAGTAAAAGATTAATCAACTGGCAAGGTGTTTATATCAACTCACACCATCAACATTCATTAAGAAacttattcttctttttttctttttttttttatattttttttattttcttatttattttttgattataATTCTATATGCTCTATTTCATaatcatcgtcatcttcatcattatgGTCAACTTCATACTCGTGCTCAGACTGATTCAAAGATGATCTTACTCTCTCTTTGTAATCTCTCCAGCCagaatttgtttcttcacCATTTTTAATTGATTCTATAAATCGCCTAATCTTTTGCTCATCCAAATATCCGTTACTCTTGAAACTCTCAGCGTCGGTGTGTAAACCTTTGAATTGCTTGTTTCTAAGGTAAATTAGGCTTGGGAACCCGCTCACGCCAAACTTTTCTGCAATGTCAAAGTCTTCCATTACATCCGTTTTCAAGACGTAAAAGTTGATATCACTATGGTCTCTAGCAACATGCTGTATGAAATGAGTTGGGTAGTCGACATCTTTCCAGTCATGTAAATACGACATCGTCAAAATAAGCACGCTATCAGTGTCACTAGCGAGCAATGTATCGACATTATTGAAAGTCTTTAAAAATGGCGAATCCAACACACTGAAATCGGGATTGATTTTAGTTTCCCTAACAATAAAATCAACCAACTTGCTCAAGTCTCgtttttcatcaaaagtCTTGATTTCGGAAGTTTTATAATTAAGTAGCTTAATTGTTGGGTAGTGGGGAACACTAAACAATTGactcaattttttgttcaacCGGCCGTTTGATTTCAATATCTgcaattctttttcctcgGTGCTACTGTATAATGATTGCAAATTCTCAAATGTCGGATTAAACTGGAGACAGTATTTACACGAATCTGAGTAAAAATAGATTAACGAATACCGCAGCCTCTTTAATGTTTCAAGTATTGTGtcatcatcaacttcaTAATCATTTTCATAATCAtgttctttcttcaacGATGGCGAAAAAGATTGGTAGGATGATAATAGACCTGTAGGTGACTGCAGATTCACCTCTTGCTTGTTCTCAACAGTGACAAAAGATTTCGATGTAGTTGATGAGATCAAATCCGCTTGAAGGAATTTAGAGCAAAACACGAGAACAAGCCAAGTAATTGTTGGAAAATAGAGCATAGTAGTTGtgggtgctggtggtgggTGCTGCTAGTGCTGCTAGTGCAGGTAAACAATTGTAATTGAAATGAATTGACAAAGAAATAACGTTGGCCGTGGTTTCCAAACTGGTTATTTCAAAAGTTAGCCCACTTTATTATAAATAGGTTCTTTTTAAACTGCCCATTAGGTATTCAACAACTCTGGTCTAATATGGGTTAGTCTGtcttgtaaaaaaaaaaattatgaaGTTATAAGATTataaaattggaaaaatgtaaaaaaaaagaaaaagaaaagaaaaacagaatTTAAATTCAAATGGGGCGATTTGGTTCTATTTATCTCGTAAatcaaaaaccaaaaaacaacacaaaAATAACCCGAGTTTTGTAATTTCCAGTCACGTGAGACAtcagaaaagaagaattaaaTATTAGTCTACATTACCAATAACAATATACAAGGAGAATCCATTGAATATTTACATTCAAGTATTTGTGGAATTGTATGAATGTTTTGCTTTCAAACCTTTTCCAAGTTTGATTTCGCTCAATCTATAGTTATGGAAGCTGCCGTTTCAAGCAAGGTattgaaaattaaagaCCAACAATATGTGAAGGAAGCAGATATGGTATGAAAGAATCACCTTGTCTtattccattttccatattctattttccatttcccactgtaattatttttcaatattttctttccctaATTAATATAATCAACCCACAATTTCCATGTGGTATCATCAAGTACTTTTGTAATTATACTAGTAACAATTTACCTGTAATTAGCTGCATTACTATACAATACCTTTATATCAGCTGTCTCTTGCAACCTAGTTGTTTTTATACAACATTATTGTTTCCAAACTTTTGTtaatataataaaaatatagaaaTGGGTtgatatattttttttattttttaaaccATCAAGTTTTGGATCTTCAGTGAGACTGAGTTTTGTTTAACTCAAAAACtaatgttttttgtttttgttttttcttttttggctcTCTTTGTACATTGTATTGAGTCACTTCGGCAACAATGAAAAGATTTTTTAGAAGAGAAATGGTAATGGCAAAGGtacattttcttcaaaactTGTTTGCATATAGTCTATTAAAAAACTCTGACTTACGAATGTGCTGATATTCTTCCCAATATGCAGTTGGCTTTAGACTTTTCTTTATGGATTGACGCATACACCAAAAATCACAACATTTGTAAACCAGGGT
Encoded proteins:
- the PRE7 gene encoding Proteasome subunit beta type-6 (BUSCO:EOG0926457R; MEROPS:MER0005692), with translation MSGQTTVASEYSAEVHSVPIEHRFNPYSDNGGTVLGIAGEDFAVLAGDTRQVEGYSIQSRYEPRVHNVGDNILMTANGFAADGVALIDRFKQSFKWYKFDNENRKLEISSAARYIQHLLYGKRFFPFYVSTLIAGLDEEGKGAVYSYDPVGSYEREQCRAGGAAASLIMPFLDNQVNFKNQYVPGTDGKEKKPLKYLSLEEVIQLVRDAFTSAGERHIYVGDGLEIMIVTKDGVRTEYFPLKRD
- the TIM13 gene encoding protein translocase subunit (BUSCO:EOG09265PJ3); translation: MAFWNKSTTSEGTDSLAPSSATDSAVSAQAQKIKSDIQASISQELAAANAQELVRTISENCFEKCITQPKGFLDAEENACIDQCREKYMRSWNVVSRAYINRIQEQQSFAR
- the ERD2 gene encoding endoplasmic reticulum retention protein, whose amino-acid sequence is MNIFRFLGDLSHLASVFILLYAIEQNRSINGLSLKTQALYVVVFVTRYLNLFTKFYSLYNTLLKIVFIASSIYTVYVMVYKYHKSITNHVDTFPVKYLLGGSVLASLIFTHKYTPGEIVWSFSIWLEAVAILPQLFILQRTGEAENITTHYIFALGLYRALYIPNWIYRYFAEGHLDYVSVLAGLLQTAIYSDFFYIYYNKVMKGKKFELPV